A window of Sutcliffiella cohnii contains these coding sequences:
- a CDS encoding YhcN/YlaJ family sporulation lipoprotein: MKVLKKILILIMMALLLVACTNQPRNMGQAGEDNRIIHVKDSANTQVDRKTGQEVARHLVDLSTRIPNVNDATAVVLGPYAVVGIDVNSDLDRSRVSTIKYSVAESLKKDPYGANAVIIADADMYVRLQEMGNDIQNGRPIAGILNELGEMVGRVMPEVPIDLKEPAEPNPTEENNQQLGNDQEKRLEQQQQEQSQGHKDEERNKNVGNE, from the coding sequence GTGAAGGTCTTGAAGAAAATATTAATACTTATAATGATGGCGCTTTTATTAGTTGCCTGCACAAACCAACCAAGAAACATGGGACAAGCTGGAGAAGACAATAGAATAATCCACGTTAAAGATTCAGCTAATACGCAAGTAGACAGAAAAACTGGACAAGAAGTAGCTCGACATTTAGTTGATTTGTCAACAAGAATCCCAAATGTAAATGATGCAACTGCAGTAGTCTTAGGTCCATATGCTGTTGTAGGAATTGATGTAAATTCAGATTTAGACCGCTCAAGAGTTAGTACTATTAAATACTCTGTAGCAGAAAGCTTAAAAAAAGATCCATATGGGGCTAATGCGGTAATAATTGCCGATGCAGATATGTATGTTCGTTTACAAGAAATGGGGAATGACATTCAAAACGGTAGACCTATTGCAGGAATTTTAAATGAATTAGGCGAAATGGTTGGTCGAGTAATGCCAGAAGTACCGATTGACTTAAAAGAACCTGCAGAACCTAACCCAACTGAGGAAAATAATCAACAACTCGGAAACGACCAAGAAAAAAGACTAGAACAACAGCAACAAGAGCAATCACAAGGTCATAAAGATGAAGAAAGAAATAAAAACGTAGGGAATGAATAG
- a CDS encoding YlaI family protein produces the protein MRVKCVICDKIENIHEELLIAKKLRNRPIHTYMCQVCHDRIETKTKERIATGNFKLNEPKKNDDGW, from the coding sequence ATGAGAGTTAAATGTGTCATTTGCGATAAAATTGAAAACATACATGAAGAATTACTAATTGCAAAAAAATTAAGAAATCGTCCAATACATACATACATGTGTCAAGTTTGTCATGACCGCATCGAAACAAAGACAAAAGAAAGAATCGCAACCGGGAACTTCAAACTAAACGAACCGAAAAAAAACGACGACGGCTGGTGA
- a CDS encoding YlaH-like family protein produces MEDVVDRLSPFAKMFRVDQNPELGMWLLFITIFLLSVLVYKLGFALKLPILKSAIIYLFLFFGSTVLSFLAIQLPVAEGLVVAALILIIYKIRLHNSKKAEEV; encoded by the coding sequence ATGGAAGATGTAGTAGATCGCCTTTCGCCTTTTGCTAAAATGTTCCGGGTTGATCAAAACCCGGAATTAGGCATGTGGCTACTATTTATCACAATTTTTCTTTTATCCGTATTAGTTTATAAACTAGGGTTTGCTTTAAAATTGCCTATATTAAAATCGGCCATCATTTATTTATTCTTATTCTTTGGCAGTACGGTATTATCGTTTTTAGCGATTCAGCTACCGGTTGCAGAAGGATTAGTAGTGGCTGCTTTAATTTTAATCATTTATAAGATTCGTCTTCATAATTCTAAAAAGGCGGAAGAAGTGTAA